Proteins from a genomic interval of Salvelinus alpinus chromosome 7, SLU_Salpinus.1, whole genome shotgun sequence:
- the LOC139580950 gene encoding SUN domain-containing protein 1-like isoform X7, producing MKCYFSSYSTTALDFEKEHRISPVLESPRMSRRSLRLHSTTGVYGDDSLDSSLNHMYHSASFSAGGASLRDSKALKSRRSQQHSVSCSQSLLLTTPRKSQHGSQQHNSSLHSVAASDASLLSSMLDKSCIQERTLVEGFWGLDDDSELKERTMTDYSMCEANGDINSAQTQTSMVNGSFCKDRTIHSDRNDALTTYSKHSSTSARSATSKQALTAPAASPPSTIYARDKSRKYRTGERGSHRSTITCVLVSFSDTCVRVSRRAAASVASVFSLLLQSVLLRSRKEGKGVLWSVLDTCLNHSRGAAAFTVYVVTLLIQSAVLKMGSVGRKVVNGAHASYCGSMNVNELGTEGNRMNLNGALCDDCKGKQRVETCIVSSSSSSSRVCRSHVLGELWLATAYTGYLLSDQTLAYPHTLEMNESSSTFFSPCFLLLGWSPGSSVLGVGQKASSAVRSVTRRMLSVLWLAAVSPGKAATGAFWWLGTGWYHLATVMSLLNIFVLTRCLPKLLKLLLILLPFLLVLLALWHWGPSSLLSVLPAINITEWRTAYSLSQNPLEPTKDRQPIMAQPLPAVSQPGSVLVSVDSERLARLEQRLAQLWEKVERGGRRQENQHREVLSLYQSVREQLDTQTDKDSMGLWVSGLLEERLLLLKRGMEKDAALQRELSQEIGEQYVVQQQGQESRLAQLEVLLQTLTAKTEEVQRRQADTSSATPALPPVPVPVNMGVDSESHDALLAEVQLLEATLGGIRKDLQGVMGCQGMCDRLDTLHETVSEQVSAQVRTELRALFYRSEQVGESQPGEKELPESLLQWLSERYVSGADVHASLTSLELSILQNVTLQLEKSRARQETLSTETVTQTVMHTVGAAGAGMSEEHVQLVVKNALKLYSQDRTGLVDYALESGGGSILSTRCSETYETKTALMSLFGLPLWYFSQSPRVAIQPDVHPGNCWAFQGSHGYLVIRLSMRIVPSAFSLEHIPKALSPTGTISSAPRQFTVYGLDDENQEEGKLLGSYTYQDDEDALQTYPVTEENDKAYQIIEVRVLSNWGHPEYTCLYRIRVHGQPSVN from the exons CTCCAGCTACTCTACAACAGCCCTGGACTTTGAGAAGGAGCACAGGATCAGTCCCGTCTTAGAGTCTCCCAGGATGTCTCGGCGGAGCCTGCGTCTGCACTCCACCACTGGTGTCTATGGTGATGACAGCCTGGACTCTTCTCTCAACCACATGTACCACAGCGCCTCCTTCAGTGCAGGAGGAGCCAGTCTCAGAGATTCCAA GGCGTTGAAGAGCAGGAGgtctcagcagcactctgtctCCTGCTCCCAGTCTCTGCTCCTCACCACGCCCCGTAAGAGCCAGCATGGCTCCCAGCAGCACAACAGCAGCCTGCACAGCGTGGCCGCCAGCGACGCCTCCCTGCTCTCCTCCATGCTGGACAAGTCGTGTATCCAGGAGCGCACGCTGGTCGAAGGCTTCTGGGGCTTGGATGATGACTCTGAACTCAAAG AGCGGACCATGACAGACTACAGTATGTGTGAGGCCAACGGAGACATTAACTCGGCACAGACCCAGACCTCCATGGTCAACGGTAGCTTCTGTAAGGACCGCACGATCCACTCGGACAGAAATGACGCGCTCACCACCTACTCCAAGCACTCCTCAACTTCAGCCCGCTCTGCCACCAGCAAGCAGGCCCTGACAGCCCCTGCCGCATCCCCTCCCTCCACCATCTACGCCAGGGACAAAAGCCGCAAGTACAGGACGGGTGAGAGAGGCAGCCATAGAAGTACTATAACGT GTGTGCTGGTGTCCTTCTCGGACACCTGTGTGCGCGTGAGCaggagggcagcagcctctgtggCGTCCGTCTTCTCACTGCTCTTACAGAGTGTGCTGCTGAGGTCACGTAAAGAGGGCAAAG GTGTCCTGTGGTCAGTTTTAGACACCTGTCTGAACCATAGCAGGGGGGCAGCTGCCTTCACTGTGTATGTAGTGACTCTGCTCATACAGTCTGCTGTGCTGAAGATGGGCAGTGTGGGCAGAAAAGTGGTCAATGGAG CTCACGCCAGCTACTGCGGAAGCATGAATGTAAATGAGTTGGGGACTGAGGGGAATCGCATGAATCTGAATGGTGCTCTTT GTGACGACTGCAAAGGGAAGCAGCGCGTGGAGACATGCATtgtctcatcatcatcatcatcatcacggGTCTGCCGGTCACATGTGTTGGGGGAACTGTGGCTTGCCACTGCTTACACAGGTTACCTATTAAGCGATCAAACTCTGGCCTATCCTCATACACTTGAAATGAATGAATCCAGTTCTACCTTTTTTAGTCCTTGTTTTTTGTTACTTGGTTGGTCCCCAGGCTCCAGTGTGTTGGGGGTGGGGCAGAAGGCAAGCTCAGCTGTACGGTCCGTGACAAGGAGGATGCTGTCGGTTCTCTGGTTGGCAGCCGTGTCCCCAG GGAAGGCAGCGACCGGGGCTTTCTGGTGGCTGGGGACTGGATGGTATCATCTGGCCACCGTCATGTCGCTCCTCAACATCTTCGTCTTGACACG GTGCCTTCCCAAGCTCCTCAAACTCCTGCTGATTCTGCTCCCATTCCTGCTTGTCCTCCTGG CTCTGTGGCACTGGGGTccgtccagcctgctgtctgtgtTGCCTGCCATTAACATCACTGAGTGGAGGACGGCCTACTCCCTCAGTCAGAACCCTCTGGAACCAACCAAAGACCGCCAGCCCATCATGGCTCAACCACTACCAGCTGTCTCACAG CCAGGCAGTGTGCTGGTGTCTGTGGACTCTGAGCGCCTAGCGCGGTTGGAGCAGAGGCTGGCCCAGCTGTGGGAGAAGGTGGAGCGAGGGGGCCGAAGGCAGGAAAACCAGCACCGGGAGGTGCTGAGTCTCTACCAGTCTGTACGAGAGCAGCTGGACACCCAGACGGACAAGGACAGCATGGGGCTGTGGGTGTCTGGCCTGCTGGAAGAGAGACTCCTTCTGctgaagagggggatggagaagGATGCAGCACTGCAGAGAGAACTG AGTCAGGAGATTGGAGAGCAGTATGTGGTGCAGCAGCAGGGCCAAGAGTCTCGTCTGGCTCAGCTGGAGGTGCTGCTGCAGACACTGACTGCCAAGACCGAG GAGGTGCAGAGGAGGCAAGCAGACACTTCCAGTGCTACACCTGCACTGCCACCAGTTCCTGTGCCAGTCAA TATGGGTGTGGACAGCGAGTCCCATGATGCCTTGCTGGCGGAGGTGCAACTTCTAGAGGCGACGCTGGGGGGCATTAGGAAGGACCTGCAGGGGGTGATGGGATGCCAGGGCATGTGTGACCGCCTGGACACACTCCATGAAACG GTGTCTGAGCAAGTGTCTGCCCAGGTGAGGACGGAACTGCGGGCCCTGTTCTACCGCAGCGAGCAGGTCGGAGAATCCCAACCCGGAGAAAAGGAGCTCCCAGAGTCCCTGCTGCAGTGGCTCTCTGAGCGCTATGTAAGCGGGGCTGATGTGCACGCCTCTCTGACCTCACTGGAGCTCAGCATCCTGCAGAACGTGACCCTGCAGCTGGAGAAGAGCAGGGCCAGGCAGGAGACGCTCAGCACTGAGACTGTCACTCAGACTGTGATGCACACTGTTGGAGCCGCAGGGGCCGGGATGTCCGAGGAG CATGTACAGCTGGTAGTGAAGAACGCTCTGAAACTCTACTCCCAGGATCGGACTGGCCTGGTGGACTATGCTCTGGAGTCTGGCG GCGGCAGCATCCTGAGCACTCGCTGCTCTGAGACGTACGAGACAAAGACGGCACTGATGAGTCTGTTTGGCCTCCCGCTCTGGTACTTCTCCCAGTCTCCTCGTGTGGCCATACAG CCTGACGTCCATCCAGGGAACTGCTGGGCGTTTCAGGGTTCTCATGGTTACCTGGTGATTCGGCTCTCCATGAGGATCGTTCCCTCTGCCTTCTCATTGGAGCACATCCCCAAAGCCCTTTCGCCAACAGGCACCATCAGCAGCGCCCCGCGCCAGTTTACCGTCTAT GGTCTGGATGATGAGAACCAGGAGGAGGGTAAGTTACTGGGCAGCTACACCTACCAGGATGATGAGGATGCGCTACAGACTTATCCTGTCACC GAGGAGAATGATAAAGCCTATCAGATCATTGAGGTTCGAGTGCTATCCAACTGGGGTCACCCGGAGTACACCTGCCTGTACCGCATCAGAGTGCACGGTCAGCCCAGTGTCAACTGA
- the LOC139580950 gene encoding SUN domain-containing protein 1-like isoform X11, producing the protein MPDLKVIVRGRAILGNISVTRFGDNLLLPRLTNNSSYSTTALDFEKEHRISPVLESPRMSRRSLRLHSTTGVYGDDSLDSSLNHMYHSASFSAGGASLRDSKALKSRRSQQHSVSCSQSLLLTTPRKSQHGSQQHNSSLHSVAASDASLLSSMLDKSCIQERTLVEGFWGLDDDSELKERTMTDYSMCEANGDINSAQTQTSMVNGSFCKDRTIHSDRNDALTTYSKHSSTSARSATSKQALTAPAASPPSTIYARDKSRKYRTAHASYCGSMNVNELGTEGNRMNLNGALCDDCKGKQRVETCIVSSSSSSSRVCRSHVLGELWLATAYTGYLLSDQTLAYPHTLEMNESSSTFFSPCFLLLGWSPGSSVLGVGQKASSAVRSVTRRMLSVLWLAAVSPGKAATGAFWWLGTGWYHLATVMSLLNIFVLTRCLPKLLKLLLILLPFLLVLLALWHWGPSSLLSVLPAINITEWRTAYSLSQNPLEPTKDRQPIMAQPLPAVSQPGSVLVSVDSERLARLEQRLAQLWEKVERGGRRQENQHREVLSLYQSVREQLDTQTDKDSMGLWVSGLLEERLLLLKRGMEKDAALQRELSQEIGEQYVVQQQGQESRLAQLEVLLQTLTAKTEEVQRRQADTSSATPALPPVPVPVNMGVDSESHDALLAEVQLLEATLGGIRKDLQGVMGCQGMCDRLDTLHETVSEQVSAQVRTELRALFYRSEQVGESQPGEKELPESLLQWLSERYVSGADVHASLTSLELSILQNVTLQLEKSRARQETLSTETVTQTVMHTVGAAGAGMSEEHVQLVVKNALKLYSQDRTGLVDYALESGGGSILSTRCSETYETKTALMSLFGLPLWYFSQSPRVAIQPDVHPGNCWAFQGSHGYLVIRLSMRIVPSAFSLEHIPKALSPTGTISSAPRQFTVYGLDDENQEEGKLLGSYTYQDDEDALQTYPVTEENDKAYQIIEVRVLSNWGHPEYTCLYRIRVHGQPSVN; encoded by the exons CTCCAGCTACTCTACAACAGCCCTGGACTTTGAGAAGGAGCACAGGATCAGTCCCGTCTTAGAGTCTCCCAGGATGTCTCGGCGGAGCCTGCGTCTGCACTCCACCACTGGTGTCTATGGTGATGACAGCCTGGACTCTTCTCTCAACCACATGTACCACAGCGCCTCCTTCAGTGCAGGAGGAGCCAGTCTCAGAGATTCCAA GGCGTTGAAGAGCAGGAGgtctcagcagcactctgtctCCTGCTCCCAGTCTCTGCTCCTCACCACGCCCCGTAAGAGCCAGCATGGCTCCCAGCAGCACAACAGCAGCCTGCACAGCGTGGCCGCCAGCGACGCCTCCCTGCTCTCCTCCATGCTGGACAAGTCGTGTATCCAGGAGCGCACGCTGGTCGAAGGCTTCTGGGGCTTGGATGATGACTCTGAACTCAAAG AGCGGACCATGACAGACTACAGTATGTGTGAGGCCAACGGAGACATTAACTCGGCACAGACCCAGACCTCCATGGTCAACGGTAGCTTCTGTAAGGACCGCACGATCCACTCGGACAGAAATGACGCGCTCACCACCTACTCCAAGCACTCCTCAACTTCAGCCCGCTCTGCCACCAGCAAGCAGGCCCTGACAGCCCCTGCCGCATCCCCTCCCTCCACCATCTACGCCAGGGACAAAAGCCGCAAGTACAGGACGG CTCACGCCAGCTACTGCGGAAGCATGAATGTAAATGAGTTGGGGACTGAGGGGAATCGCATGAATCTGAATGGTGCTCTTT GTGACGACTGCAAAGGGAAGCAGCGCGTGGAGACATGCATtgtctcatcatcatcatcatcatcacggGTCTGCCGGTCACATGTGTTGGGGGAACTGTGGCTTGCCACTGCTTACACAGGTTACCTATTAAGCGATCAAACTCTGGCCTATCCTCATACACTTGAAATGAATGAATCCAGTTCTACCTTTTTTAGTCCTTGTTTTTTGTTACTTGGTTGGTCCCCAGGCTCCAGTGTGTTGGGGGTGGGGCAGAAGGCAAGCTCAGCTGTACGGTCCGTGACAAGGAGGATGCTGTCGGTTCTCTGGTTGGCAGCCGTGTCCCCAG GGAAGGCAGCGACCGGGGCTTTCTGGTGGCTGGGGACTGGATGGTATCATCTGGCCACCGTCATGTCGCTCCTCAACATCTTCGTCTTGACACG GTGCCTTCCCAAGCTCCTCAAACTCCTGCTGATTCTGCTCCCATTCCTGCTTGTCCTCCTGG CTCTGTGGCACTGGGGTccgtccagcctgctgtctgtgtTGCCTGCCATTAACATCACTGAGTGGAGGACGGCCTACTCCCTCAGTCAGAACCCTCTGGAACCAACCAAAGACCGCCAGCCCATCATGGCTCAACCACTACCAGCTGTCTCACAG CCAGGCAGTGTGCTGGTGTCTGTGGACTCTGAGCGCCTAGCGCGGTTGGAGCAGAGGCTGGCCCAGCTGTGGGAGAAGGTGGAGCGAGGGGGCCGAAGGCAGGAAAACCAGCACCGGGAGGTGCTGAGTCTCTACCAGTCTGTACGAGAGCAGCTGGACACCCAGACGGACAAGGACAGCATGGGGCTGTGGGTGTCTGGCCTGCTGGAAGAGAGACTCCTTCTGctgaagagggggatggagaagGATGCAGCACTGCAGAGAGAACTG AGTCAGGAGATTGGAGAGCAGTATGTGGTGCAGCAGCAGGGCCAAGAGTCTCGTCTGGCTCAGCTGGAGGTGCTGCTGCAGACACTGACTGCCAAGACCGAG GAGGTGCAGAGGAGGCAAGCAGACACTTCCAGTGCTACACCTGCACTGCCACCAGTTCCTGTGCCAGTCAA TATGGGTGTGGACAGCGAGTCCCATGATGCCTTGCTGGCGGAGGTGCAACTTCTAGAGGCGACGCTGGGGGGCATTAGGAAGGACCTGCAGGGGGTGATGGGATGCCAGGGCATGTGTGACCGCCTGGACACACTCCATGAAACG GTGTCTGAGCAAGTGTCTGCCCAGGTGAGGACGGAACTGCGGGCCCTGTTCTACCGCAGCGAGCAGGTCGGAGAATCCCAACCCGGAGAAAAGGAGCTCCCAGAGTCCCTGCTGCAGTGGCTCTCTGAGCGCTATGTAAGCGGGGCTGATGTGCACGCCTCTCTGACCTCACTGGAGCTCAGCATCCTGCAGAACGTGACCCTGCAGCTGGAGAAGAGCAGGGCCAGGCAGGAGACGCTCAGCACTGAGACTGTCACTCAGACTGTGATGCACACTGTTGGAGCCGCAGGGGCCGGGATGTCCGAGGAG CATGTACAGCTGGTAGTGAAGAACGCTCTGAAACTCTACTCCCAGGATCGGACTGGCCTGGTGGACTATGCTCTGGAGTCTGGCG GCGGCAGCATCCTGAGCACTCGCTGCTCTGAGACGTACGAGACAAAGACGGCACTGATGAGTCTGTTTGGCCTCCCGCTCTGGTACTTCTCCCAGTCTCCTCGTGTGGCCATACAG CCTGACGTCCATCCAGGGAACTGCTGGGCGTTTCAGGGTTCTCATGGTTACCTGGTGATTCGGCTCTCCATGAGGATCGTTCCCTCTGCCTTCTCATTGGAGCACATCCCCAAAGCCCTTTCGCCAACAGGCACCATCAGCAGCGCCCCGCGCCAGTTTACCGTCTAT GGTCTGGATGATGAGAACCAGGAGGAGGGTAAGTTACTGGGCAGCTACACCTACCAGGATGATGAGGATGCGCTACAGACTTATCCTGTCACC GAGGAGAATGATAAAGCCTATCAGATCATTGAGGTTCGAGTGCTATCCAACTGGGGTCACCCGGAGTACACCTGCCTGTACCGCATCAGAGTGCACGGTCAGCCCAGTGTCAACTGA
- the LOC139580950 gene encoding SUN domain-containing protein 1-like isoform X1, giving the protein MPDLKVIVRGRAILGNISVTRFGDNLLLPRLTNNSSYSTTALDFEKEHRISPVLESPRMSRRSLRLHSTTGVYGDDSLDSSLNHMYHSASFSAGGASLRDSKALKSRRSQQHSVSCSQSLLLTTPRKSQHGSQQHNSSLHSVAASDASLLSSMLDKSCIQERTLVEGFWGLDDDSELKERTMTDYSMCEANGDINSAQTQTSMVNGSFCKDRTIHSDRNDALTTYSKHSSTSARSATSKQALTAPAASPPSTIYARDKSRKYRTGERGSHRSTITCVLVSFSDTCVRVSRRAAASVASVFSLLLQSVLLRSRKEGKGVLWSVLDTCLNHSRGAAAFTVYVVTLLIQSAVLKMGSVGRKVVNGAHASYCGSMNVNELGTEGNRMNLNGALCDDCKGKQRVETCIVSSSSSSSRVCRSHVLGELWLATAYTGYLLSDQTLAYPHTLEMNESSSTFFSPCFLLLGWSPGSSVLGVGQKASSAVRSVTRRMLSVLWLAAVSPGKAATGAFWWLGTGWYHLATVMSLLNIFVLTRCLPKLLKLLLILLPFLLVLLALWHWGPSSLLSVLPAINITEWRTAYSLSQNPLEPTKDRQPIMAQPLPAVSQPGSVLVSVDSERLARLEQRLAQLWEKVERGGRRQENQHREVLSLYQSVREQLDTQTDKDSMGLWVSGLLEERLLLLKRGMEKDAALQRELSQEIGEQYVVQQQGQESRLAQLEVLLQTLTAKTEEVQRRQADTSSATPALPPVPVPVNMGVDSESHDALLAEVQLLEATLGGIRKDLQGVMGCQGMCDRLDTLHETVSEQVSAQVRTELRALFYRSEQVGESQPGEKELPESLLQWLSERYVSGADVHASLTSLELSILQNVTLQLEKSRARQETLSTETVTQTVMHTVGAAGAGMSEEHVQLVVKNALKLYSQDRTGLVDYALESGGGSILSTRCSETYETKTALMSLFGLPLWYFSQSPRVAIQPDVHPGNCWAFQGSHGYLVIRLSMRIVPSAFSLEHIPKALSPTGTISSAPRQFTVYGLDDENQEEGKLLGSYTYQDDEDALQTYPVTEENDKAYQIIEVRVLSNWGHPEYTCLYRIRVHGQPSVN; this is encoded by the exons CTCCAGCTACTCTACAACAGCCCTGGACTTTGAGAAGGAGCACAGGATCAGTCCCGTCTTAGAGTCTCCCAGGATGTCTCGGCGGAGCCTGCGTCTGCACTCCACCACTGGTGTCTATGGTGATGACAGCCTGGACTCTTCTCTCAACCACATGTACCACAGCGCCTCCTTCAGTGCAGGAGGAGCCAGTCTCAGAGATTCCAA GGCGTTGAAGAGCAGGAGgtctcagcagcactctgtctCCTGCTCCCAGTCTCTGCTCCTCACCACGCCCCGTAAGAGCCAGCATGGCTCCCAGCAGCACAACAGCAGCCTGCACAGCGTGGCCGCCAGCGACGCCTCCCTGCTCTCCTCCATGCTGGACAAGTCGTGTATCCAGGAGCGCACGCTGGTCGAAGGCTTCTGGGGCTTGGATGATGACTCTGAACTCAAAG AGCGGACCATGACAGACTACAGTATGTGTGAGGCCAACGGAGACATTAACTCGGCACAGACCCAGACCTCCATGGTCAACGGTAGCTTCTGTAAGGACCGCACGATCCACTCGGACAGAAATGACGCGCTCACCACCTACTCCAAGCACTCCTCAACTTCAGCCCGCTCTGCCACCAGCAAGCAGGCCCTGACAGCCCCTGCCGCATCCCCTCCCTCCACCATCTACGCCAGGGACAAAAGCCGCAAGTACAGGACGGGTGAGAGAGGCAGCCATAGAAGTACTATAACGT GTGTGCTGGTGTCCTTCTCGGACACCTGTGTGCGCGTGAGCaggagggcagcagcctctgtggCGTCCGTCTTCTCACTGCTCTTACAGAGTGTGCTGCTGAGGTCACGTAAAGAGGGCAAAG GTGTCCTGTGGTCAGTTTTAGACACCTGTCTGAACCATAGCAGGGGGGCAGCTGCCTTCACTGTGTATGTAGTGACTCTGCTCATACAGTCTGCTGTGCTGAAGATGGGCAGTGTGGGCAGAAAAGTGGTCAATGGAG CTCACGCCAGCTACTGCGGAAGCATGAATGTAAATGAGTTGGGGACTGAGGGGAATCGCATGAATCTGAATGGTGCTCTTT GTGACGACTGCAAAGGGAAGCAGCGCGTGGAGACATGCATtgtctcatcatcatcatcatcatcacggGTCTGCCGGTCACATGTGTTGGGGGAACTGTGGCTTGCCACTGCTTACACAGGTTACCTATTAAGCGATCAAACTCTGGCCTATCCTCATACACTTGAAATGAATGAATCCAGTTCTACCTTTTTTAGTCCTTGTTTTTTGTTACTTGGTTGGTCCCCAGGCTCCAGTGTGTTGGGGGTGGGGCAGAAGGCAAGCTCAGCTGTACGGTCCGTGACAAGGAGGATGCTGTCGGTTCTCTGGTTGGCAGCCGTGTCCCCAG GGAAGGCAGCGACCGGGGCTTTCTGGTGGCTGGGGACTGGATGGTATCATCTGGCCACCGTCATGTCGCTCCTCAACATCTTCGTCTTGACACG GTGCCTTCCCAAGCTCCTCAAACTCCTGCTGATTCTGCTCCCATTCCTGCTTGTCCTCCTGG CTCTGTGGCACTGGGGTccgtccagcctgctgtctgtgtTGCCTGCCATTAACATCACTGAGTGGAGGACGGCCTACTCCCTCAGTCAGAACCCTCTGGAACCAACCAAAGACCGCCAGCCCATCATGGCTCAACCACTACCAGCTGTCTCACAG CCAGGCAGTGTGCTGGTGTCTGTGGACTCTGAGCGCCTAGCGCGGTTGGAGCAGAGGCTGGCCCAGCTGTGGGAGAAGGTGGAGCGAGGGGGCCGAAGGCAGGAAAACCAGCACCGGGAGGTGCTGAGTCTCTACCAGTCTGTACGAGAGCAGCTGGACACCCAGACGGACAAGGACAGCATGGGGCTGTGGGTGTCTGGCCTGCTGGAAGAGAGACTCCTTCTGctgaagagggggatggagaagGATGCAGCACTGCAGAGAGAACTG AGTCAGGAGATTGGAGAGCAGTATGTGGTGCAGCAGCAGGGCCAAGAGTCTCGTCTGGCTCAGCTGGAGGTGCTGCTGCAGACACTGACTGCCAAGACCGAG GAGGTGCAGAGGAGGCAAGCAGACACTTCCAGTGCTACACCTGCACTGCCACCAGTTCCTGTGCCAGTCAA TATGGGTGTGGACAGCGAGTCCCATGATGCCTTGCTGGCGGAGGTGCAACTTCTAGAGGCGACGCTGGGGGGCATTAGGAAGGACCTGCAGGGGGTGATGGGATGCCAGGGCATGTGTGACCGCCTGGACACACTCCATGAAACG GTGTCTGAGCAAGTGTCTGCCCAGGTGAGGACGGAACTGCGGGCCCTGTTCTACCGCAGCGAGCAGGTCGGAGAATCCCAACCCGGAGAAAAGGAGCTCCCAGAGTCCCTGCTGCAGTGGCTCTCTGAGCGCTATGTAAGCGGGGCTGATGTGCACGCCTCTCTGACCTCACTGGAGCTCAGCATCCTGCAGAACGTGACCCTGCAGCTGGAGAAGAGCAGGGCCAGGCAGGAGACGCTCAGCACTGAGACTGTCACTCAGACTGTGATGCACACTGTTGGAGCCGCAGGGGCCGGGATGTCCGAGGAG CATGTACAGCTGGTAGTGAAGAACGCTCTGAAACTCTACTCCCAGGATCGGACTGGCCTGGTGGACTATGCTCTGGAGTCTGGCG GCGGCAGCATCCTGAGCACTCGCTGCTCTGAGACGTACGAGACAAAGACGGCACTGATGAGTCTGTTTGGCCTCCCGCTCTGGTACTTCTCCCAGTCTCCTCGTGTGGCCATACAG CCTGACGTCCATCCAGGGAACTGCTGGGCGTTTCAGGGTTCTCATGGTTACCTGGTGATTCGGCTCTCCATGAGGATCGTTCCCTCTGCCTTCTCATTGGAGCACATCCCCAAAGCCCTTTCGCCAACAGGCACCATCAGCAGCGCCCCGCGCCAGTTTACCGTCTAT GGTCTGGATGATGAGAACCAGGAGGAGGGTAAGTTACTGGGCAGCTACACCTACCAGGATGATGAGGATGCGCTACAGACTTATCCTGTCACC GAGGAGAATGATAAAGCCTATCAGATCATTGAGGTTCGAGTGCTATCCAACTGGGGTCACCCGGAGTACACCTGCCTGTACCGCATCAGAGTGCACGGTCAGCCCAGTGTCAACTGA